A genomic stretch from Cellulomonas sp. KRMCY2 includes:
- a CDS encoding signal peptidase I produces the protein MIHRVHPGLALPGRSRPVRLLRGLVWAVIGACLAAFVTSLAVPLWFGAQGQRLLIVTSGSMAPYVQAGDAVVIQAVTDPSQLRVGQVASFWPPGAEHMVTHRIVDMVMLPAMIQNSATGEMVPQHDPATGEPVERAFILTKGDANQTNDPNATPLTRVRGVVLEAHHGWGSRIGWAHSPTGRWVMLAPPLILLALLELVDSWSERRRREPAAATGPDSPEGRLDALLLD, from the coding sequence GTGATCCACCGCGTCCACCCGGGGCTGGCGCTCCCGGGGCGCAGCCGGCCGGTCCGCCTGCTGCGTGGGCTCGTGTGGGCGGTCATCGGTGCGTGCCTCGCCGCCTTCGTGACGAGCCTTGCCGTGCCGCTGTGGTTCGGCGCCCAGGGCCAACGGCTGCTGATCGTCACGTCCGGCTCGATGGCGCCCTACGTGCAGGCCGGGGACGCCGTGGTGATCCAGGCGGTCACCGACCCGAGCCAGCTCCGGGTCGGTCAGGTCGCCTCGTTCTGGCCGCCCGGCGCCGAGCACATGGTCACCCACCGGATCGTCGACATGGTCATGCTGCCCGCCATGATCCAGAACTCGGCGACCGGTGAGATGGTGCCCCAGCACGACCCCGCGACGGGGGAGCCGGTCGAACGGGCGTTCATCCTGACCAAGGGCGATGCGAACCAGACCAACGACCCCAACGCGACCCCGCTGACCCGGGTGCGGGGCGTGGTGCTGGAGGCCCACCACGGATGGGGCTCGCGGATCGGCTGGGCGCACTCACCGACCGGCCGGTGGGTGATGCTCGCCCCACCGCTGATCCTGCTCGCCCTGCTCGAGCTCGTCGACTCGTGGTCCGAGCGCCGGCGACGAGAGCCTGCCGCTGCGACCGGCCCGGACTCCCCGGAGGGCCGCCTCGATGCGCTGCTCCTCGACTGA
- a CDS encoding LamG-like jellyroll fold domain-containing protein → MRCSSTDRGPCAGAHRRPSGRAVLVVLLGGALGALAGPVLPVPGTTTAALTGAADVTATVTVGPCDPIDWSQAVAALGPVLEWRFEPASLRVGDLQAPGLLACDPASAAWDLAGTLEGGLTSGPVPLTTPEDATVALLVDATAGAAADGELVAVHGYGGEAFRLVVVAGGALELRYDDAGGAPVVLAAPALAPRATAHLVVLTSGATGPTLYVDGIAVAAGPPGPVVVAPMTLTVGAAVGSGLAGADLVVDEVLVLDQVLDAAAVAGLALADTW, encoded by the coding sequence ATGCGCTGCTCCTCGACTGACCGCGGGCCCTGCGCCGGTGCGCACCGCCGGCCGAGCGGCCGCGCGGTCCTGGTCGTCCTCCTGGGTGGCGCCCTGGGCGCACTCGCCGGCCCTGTCCTGCCCGTGCCGGGAACGACGACGGCCGCCCTCACCGGTGCAGCAGACGTCACCGCCACGGTCACTGTCGGTCCGTGCGACCCGATCGACTGGAGCCAGGCCGTCGCGGCTCTCGGGCCCGTGCTCGAGTGGCGCTTCGAGCCGGCCAGCCTGCGGGTCGGCGACCTGCAGGCGCCCGGGCTCCTCGCGTGCGACCCGGCGAGCGCAGCCTGGGACCTGGCCGGGACCCTCGAGGGCGGGCTGACGTCCGGTCCGGTGCCGCTGACCACTCCGGAGGACGCCACTGTCGCCCTGCTGGTCGACGCCACCGCGGGTGCGGCCGCCGACGGTGAGCTGGTGGCCGTGCACGGGTACGGCGGGGAGGCCTTCCGGCTGGTCGTCGTCGCGGGCGGCGCGCTCGAGCTGCGCTACGACGACGCCGGGGGCGCCCCGGTGGTCCTGGCCGCGCCCGCCCTGGCTCCGCGCGCCACCGCCCATCTCGTCGTCCTGACCTCGGGCGCCACCGGCCCGACCCTGTACGTCGACGGCATCGCGGTCGCTGCCGGTCCGCCGGGCCCGGTCGTCGTCGCGCCGATGACCCTGACGGTCGGTGCAGCTGTCGGCTCCGGCCTGGCGGGCGCGGACCTGGTCGTCGACGAGGTGCTCGTCCTGGACCAGGTGCTCGACGCGGCGGCGGTCGCCGGACTCGCCCTGGCCGACACCTGGTGA
- a CDS encoding M50 family metallopeptidase has translation MPPEIWDRLTTPQPLPSTGVVLATALAALALVLLPGVWPVARHVVTVAHEGGHAVIAVLTGRRLTGIRLHSDTSGLTVSRGRPRGAGMVLTLFAGYTGPAFVGLAAAAVLAGGRPLALLWGVLVLLALLLLQIRNLFGLWVVLACGAVAFAVTWWGPPTTQSAVAYTATWFLLLAAPRTVAELAHSRRRGGARTSDADQLAGLTHVPGAVWVAVLGLVTVAAAAAGAALLLPDVVERLTAG, from the coding sequence GTGCCGCCGGAGATCTGGGACCGCCTGACCACGCCTCAACCGCTGCCGTCGACCGGTGTCGTGCTGGCCACCGCGCTGGCCGCCCTGGCCCTCGTGCTGCTGCCGGGCGTGTGGCCGGTCGCGCGGCACGTCGTGACTGTCGCGCACGAGGGCGGCCACGCCGTCATCGCGGTGCTCACCGGACGGCGGTTGACCGGGATCCGGCTGCACTCGGACACCTCCGGGCTGACCGTGTCCCGTGGCAGGCCACGGGGTGCCGGCATGGTGCTGACGCTCTTCGCCGGGTACACCGGCCCGGCGTTCGTCGGGCTCGCCGCCGCCGCGGTCCTCGCCGGCGGGCGTCCCCTGGCCCTGCTCTGGGGAGTCCTGGTGCTCCTGGCGCTGCTGCTCCTGCAGATCCGCAACCTCTTCGGGTTGTGGGTCGTGCTGGCCTGCGGTGCGGTGGCCTTCGCGGTGACCTGGTGGGGGCCGCCCACCACCCAGTCGGCTGTCGCCTACACCGCGACCTGGTTCCTGCTGCTCGCGGCGCCGCGCACCGTCGCCGAGCTGGCGCACTCCCGCCGGCGTGGCGGCGCGCGGACCTCCGACGCCGACCAGCTCGCCGGGCTGACGCACGTCCCGGGCGCCGTCTGGGTCGCGGTCCTCGGGCTGGTCACAGTGGCCGCCGCCGCCGCCGGCGCCGCCCTCCTGCTGCCTGACGTCGTGGAGCGACTCACCGCCGGATGA
- a CDS encoding DUF1697 domain-containing protein, translating into MTRYAVFLRGVNVGGVAVTMADLRRVLADLPLGQVSTLLASGNVVCTFAGSSADLKEMVERALRDGFGYDAWVVVLTAERLGELLDGCPYPADSPDTHTYVTVTNDPLALDGLAAAVSAVDPEAEETRLGPEAVAWLAPVGATLSSVRSTVASRSRHRSAVTDRNLRTMIKVRAALDALAVT; encoded by the coding sequence ATGACGAGATACGCGGTGTTCCTCCGGGGCGTCAACGTCGGCGGCGTCGCCGTCACGATGGCCGATCTCAGGCGGGTGCTGGCCGACCTCCCGCTCGGGCAGGTCAGCACCCTGCTCGCCTCCGGGAACGTGGTGTGCACCTTCGCCGGGTCGTCCGCCGACCTCAAGGAGATGGTCGAGCGCGCCCTGCGCGACGGGTTCGGCTACGACGCCTGGGTCGTCGTGCTCACTGCCGAGCGGCTCGGCGAGCTGCTCGACGGCTGCCCGTACCCGGCCGACTCGCCCGACACCCACACCTACGTCACGGTGACGAACGACCCCCTGGCCCTGGACGGGCTGGCCGCGGCGGTGAGCGCGGTGGATCCCGAGGCCGAGGAGACACGGCTCGGTCCGGAGGCCGTGGCGTGGCTCGCACCGGTGGGCGCGACGCTCAGCAGCGTGCGCTCGACAGTCGCGTCGAGGTCGCGCCACCGATCGGCCGTGACCGACCGGAACCTGAGGACGATGATCAAGGTTCGGGCCGCGCTCGACGCGCTCGCCGTCACCTGA
- a CDS encoding flavodoxin family protein, with the protein MTALVVFESMYGSTKAVAEAIGAGLAGSGPVRVIEVGTFAAAPGSRKLSDDITLLVVGGPTHAFGLSRSSTRADAAKEAKAGVVSTGKGIREWLGDLTMPTGGLPVATFDTKVLKPNLPGSAAKGAEKALRQLGGRPVAPPRSFRVHGKSDGLVDGELEAARAWGQQLGASRIRER; encoded by the coding sequence ATGACAGCTCTCGTGGTGTTCGAGTCCATGTACGGCAGCACCAAGGCCGTCGCCGAGGCCATCGGAGCGGGGCTCGCGGGCTCCGGCCCGGTGCGCGTCATCGAGGTCGGCACCTTCGCGGCGGCGCCCGGCAGCCGCAAGCTCTCCGACGACATCACGCTCCTGGTCGTCGGCGGGCCGACGCACGCGTTCGGCCTCAGCCGGTCCTCGACCCGCGCCGACGCGGCCAAGGAGGCCAAGGCCGGCGTCGTGTCGACCGGCAAGGGGATCCGGGAGTGGCTCGGCGACCTGACCATGCCGACCGGCGGCCTGCCCGTCGCCACCTTCGACACCAAGGTGCTCAAGCCCAACCTGCCCGGATCGGCGGCCAAAGGAGCTGAGAAGGCGCTGCGCCAGCTCGGCGGACGGCCGGTCGCGCCGCCCCGCAGCTTCCGCGTGCACGGCAAGAGCGACGGTCTCGTCGACGGCGAGCTCGAGGCCGCGCGCGCCTGGGGTCAGCAGCTCGGGGCGTCCCGGATCCGCGAGCGCTGA
- a CDS encoding 5'-3' exonuclease, with protein sequence MSLDVGRTAGPLLLLDTASLYFRAFYGVPDSVRAPDGTPVNAVRGLLDMTARLVTARRPSRLVACWDDDWRPAFRVEAIPGYKAHRVAADGGEEVPPDLTAQIPLIIAVLGALGIARVGAPGYEADDVIGTLTAREVARPPAERVPVEVVTGDRDLFQLVDDEAAVRVLYTARGINDLDVVDQARLTERYDVRSGAAYADMAVLRGDSSDGLPGVAGIGEKTAAALIGRYGSLDAVLEALRDGDGGLTPAQRRRLTDALPYLAVAPRVVTVARDAPVAEADDLLPPEPPDPDGLVALAARSGLTSSVSRLLASFAAL encoded by the coding sequence ATGAGCCTCGACGTCGGACGGACTGCCGGACCTCTGCTGCTGCTCGACACCGCCTCGCTGTACTTCCGCGCGTTCTACGGCGTGCCGGACTCGGTGCGGGCGCCTGACGGCACACCCGTGAACGCCGTCCGCGGTCTGCTCGACATGACCGCCCGGCTGGTCACGGCGCGACGCCCGAGCCGGCTCGTGGCGTGCTGGGACGACGACTGGCGCCCGGCGTTCCGGGTCGAGGCGATCCCGGGCTACAAGGCGCACCGCGTCGCGGCGGACGGCGGTGAGGAGGTGCCCCCCGACCTGACCGCACAGATCCCGCTGATCATCGCGGTGCTCGGCGCGCTCGGCATCGCGCGGGTCGGTGCGCCGGGCTACGAGGCGGACGACGTGATCGGGACCCTGACCGCACGCGAGGTGGCCCGCCCGCCCGCCGAGCGGGTGCCGGTCGAGGTCGTGACCGGTGACCGCGACCTGTTCCAGCTGGTCGACGACGAGGCCGCGGTCCGGGTGCTCTACACCGCACGCGGGATCAACGACCTGGACGTCGTGGACCAGGCGCGGCTCACCGAGCGGTACGACGTGCGCTCCGGCGCGGCCTACGCGGACATGGCAGTGCTGCGCGGGGACAGCAGCGACGGCCTGCCCGGCGTCGCAGGCATCGGGGAGAAGACCGCCGCCGCGCTGATCGGCCGTTACGGGTCGCTCGACGCCGTGCTCGAGGCGCTGCGCGACGGCGACGGTGGTCTCACCCCGGCGCAACGGCGGCGACTGACGGACGCGCTGCCCTACCTCGCGGTCGCGCCGCGGGTCGTGACGGTGGCACGGGACGCCCCGGTCGCCGAGGCCGACGACCTGCTGCCGCCCGAGCCGCCCGACCCGGACGGTCTGGTCGCGCTCGCGGCTCGCTCGGGACTCACGTCGAGCGTCAGCCGGCTCCTGGCGTCCTTCGCCGCCCTGTGA
- a CDS encoding dsRBD fold-containing protein, producing MKATVGDRLVLASSVVDGTVRDGRIVEVRHSDGSPPYLVQWLDTGERTLVFPGPDAHVEADVGLAPPGQAPVPGGKPVVPTAATWRVQVIVDHDGPETTAQAVLVTGDPDHVGASGRARRNPHDPATPVIGDEIAVARALHHLADRLIDTAEELIEDSTGRPARIHD from the coding sequence ATGAAGGCAACCGTTGGTGACAGGTTGGTCCTGGCGTCGAGCGTGGTGGACGGTACCGTCCGCGACGGCAGGATCGTGGAGGTCCGGCACAGCGACGGTTCTCCGCCGTACCTGGTGCAGTGGCTCGACACCGGTGAGCGCACGCTGGTCTTCCCGGGCCCGGACGCGCACGTCGAGGCCGATGTCGGCCTCGCACCCCCCGGCCAGGCGCCGGTCCCCGGCGGCAAGCCCGTCGTCCCGACGGCCGCGACCTGGCGGGTCCAGGTGATCGTCGACCACGACGGCCCCGAGACCACGGCCCAGGCGGTGCTCGTCACCGGCGACCCGGACCATGTGGGCGCGTCGGGGCGTGCCCGGCGCAACCCGCACGACCCTGCGACGCCCGTGATCGGCGACGAGATCGCCGTCGCACGCGCGCTGCACCACCTCGCGGACCGGCTGATCGACACGGCCGAGGAGCTGATCGAGGACTCGACCGGTCGCCCGGCGCGGATCCACGACTGA
- a CDS encoding PLD nuclease N-terminal domain-containing protein yields the protein MLRYYLPYLIELALLVFALIDCIQTDSAAVRNLSKTVWVLLVILVPIVGPVAWLVAGRPAAGQRRRSVPWPSTQTAGFPEYERPRPARGPDDDPHFLAELNAPDPEQQAILRAWEAQLREREERLRAGQDEPGAEPVADPDRG from the coding sequence ATGCTTCGTTACTACCTGCCCTACCTGATCGAGCTCGCGCTGCTGGTCTTCGCCCTGATCGACTGCATCCAGACCGACTCGGCGGCCGTGCGCAACCTCTCGAAGACGGTGTGGGTCCTGCTCGTGATCCTGGTGCCGATCGTCGGCCCGGTCGCGTGGCTCGTCGCCGGCCGACCGGCCGCCGGGCAGCGCCGGCGCTCGGTCCCGTGGCCGTCGACCCAGACGGCAGGGTTCCCGGAGTACGAGCGGCCCCGGCCGGCCCGCGGGCCCGACGACGACCCGCACTTCCTCGCCGAGCTGAACGCGCCGGACCCCGAGCAGCAGGCCATCCTGCGGGCCTGGGAGGCGCAGCTACGCGAGCGCGAGGAGCGCCTGCGCGCCGGCCAGGACGAGCCGGGCGCCGAGCCCGTGGCGGATCCCGACCGCGGCTGA
- a CDS encoding AAA family ATPase, with the protein MFEWQVTEGLRRADVDLGGPQRFNADPAQVLATIRDGGMPGIYVLLDFHPYLDEPLNVRMLKDIGQGYDKVPRTVVLISHDLEVPTELEHLSARFELAFPDPRERRAIVDEVAAQWARENRVPVTADEASIGLLVENLAGLSVSDTRRLARTAVYDDGAVTARDVPAVMKAKYELLNRGGVLGFEYDTASMADLGGMARLKAWLVRRRPAFDGTAQDLDPPRGVLLLGVQGCGKSLAAKVAAGTFGVPLLRLDLAAVHDKYVGESERKLRESLATADVMAPCVVWIDEIEKGLATSDSDTGSSQRLLGMFLTWLAEKRGRVFVVATANDIAQLPPELIRKGRFDEIFFVDLPDEATRADVLRIHADRREVALTDGDLRILAQQSGGFSGAELEQAVVSAAYAAHADGGPVGPSHVLAELRATRPLSVVMAERVAALRAWAAERTVPAN; encoded by the coding sequence GTGTTCGAGTGGCAGGTCACCGAGGGCCTGCGCCGGGCCGACGTCGACCTCGGCGGGCCGCAGCGCTTCAACGCCGACCCGGCCCAGGTGCTGGCGACGATCCGGGACGGCGGCATGCCGGGGATCTACGTGCTGCTCGACTTCCACCCGTACCTGGACGAGCCGCTGAACGTCCGGATGCTCAAGGACATCGGTCAGGGCTACGACAAGGTTCCCCGCACGGTCGTCCTGATCAGCCACGACCTGGAGGTGCCGACCGAGCTGGAGCACCTGTCGGCGCGCTTCGAGCTCGCGTTCCCCGACCCGCGGGAGCGGCGCGCCATCGTCGACGAGGTCGCCGCGCAGTGGGCGCGCGAGAACCGCGTGCCGGTGACCGCCGACGAGGCGTCGATCGGGCTGCTGGTCGAGAACCTCGCGGGCCTCTCGGTCAGCGACACCCGGCGGCTGGCCCGGACCGCCGTCTACGACGACGGCGCGGTGACCGCACGCGACGTCCCGGCCGTGATGAAGGCGAAGTACGAGCTGCTCAACCGTGGCGGGGTGCTCGGCTTCGAGTACGACACCGCCAGCATGGCCGACCTCGGTGGGATGGCGCGGCTCAAGGCCTGGCTCGTCCGGCGGCGGCCCGCGTTCGACGGGACCGCGCAGGATCTCGACCCGCCGCGCGGGGTCTTGCTGCTCGGCGTCCAGGGCTGCGGGAAGAGCCTCGCCGCCAAGGTGGCCGCCGGGACGTTCGGGGTGCCGCTGCTGCGCCTGGACCTGGCCGCTGTGCACGACAAGTACGTCGGGGAGTCCGAGCGCAAGCTCCGCGAGAGCCTCGCCACCGCGGACGTCATGGCGCCGTGCGTGGTCTGGATCGACGAGATCGAGAAGGGTCTGGCGACGTCGGACAGCGACACCGGGTCCTCGCAGCGGCTGCTCGGCATGTTCCTGACCTGGCTCGCCGAGAAGCGCGGCCGGGTGTTCGTCGTCGCGACCGCCAACGACATCGCCCAGCTGCCGCCCGAGCTCATCCGCAAGGGCCGGTTCGACGAGATCTTCTTCGTCGACCTGCCGGACGAGGCGACGCGCGCCGACGTGCTGCGCATCCACGCCGACCGCCGCGAGGTCGCCCTGACCGACGGCGACCTGCGCATCCTGGCGCAGCAGTCGGGCGGGTTCTCCGGCGCCGAGCTCGAGCAGGCGGTCGTCTCGGCCGCCTATGCGGCGCACGCGGACGGTGGCCCGGTCGGGCCGTCGCACGTCCTGGCCGAGCTCCGCGCGACGCGACCGCTGAGCGTCGTGATGGCCGAGCGGGTCGCGGCGCTGCGGGCGTGGGCCGCGGAGCGGACCGTCCCGGCGAACTGA